Genomic segment of Egibacteraceae bacterium:
CCCGGCGGCCCCCACGCAGCTGAGGACGAGCAACGTGCTGACCGCTGCCGCGGTGAGGAAGGAACGCCTGCGAGCCCCCATCATCTGCCCACTCCTCCGCGGGTGCATCCCGGCCCGGGAACGGGCCGCCTCACTGAGATATTCGCCGTCGCGCGGAGGATTCCTGTCGCCTCCGGCAGGGCCTCGGCGTGCGAGCGCCCGCGCCGTGGCGGGTCCGGCGGGGCGGACCTCGGCTCAGGCGGGTACGGCGGGTTGCGCCGGGTCGACCAGGGGCAGCGCGACGGCGACGAGGTCGGGGTCGAGGCTGGTGCCGGCGAGCGCGCTCAGCGCCGTTGCGATCGCCGGCGGGTCGGCGGGGCCCTCGGTGTGGGTCAGGCGCTCCACCGCGTCCGCGACGGCGATGATGCGCGCCGCCAGGGGGATGGCGTGACCGGACAGGCCGTCGGGGAAGCCGCCGCCGTCCCAGCGCTCGTGGTGGCCGCGGACCGCGGCGGCGACCTCGTCGCCGGCCGACGGGCGTAGGTAGTCCGCGCCGCGCGCGGGGTGGCTGCGGTACGCCTCGGCAAGGGGGCCGTCGTGGTCGCCGGCGCCGGCTATCGCCTCGGGCGCGACGGCGATCTTGCCGACGTCGTGGAGCAGTGCCGCGAGCTGGATGCGGGTGCGGCGCTGGCCGTCGTAGCCGAGGCGCCAGGCGAGCTCGCCGGCGAGCTCGGCGACCCGCTCGCCGTGGCCGGGCGGGTAGGCGTCGTGGCGCTCCACGTGCGCGAGCATGCGCAGCGCCGCCTCGAGCTCCGTCGTGGACGACACGCCGAGCGACAGGGTGTCGGCGGCGACGACGCCGCCGTCCTTGTCCGCCGCCGCCACCTCGAGCGCCCGATGGGCGAGCTCGCGCACGGTCGCGACCTGCGCTGCCGCTTCCGCGCCGGCGTGACCCATGGCGAGCGCGAGCGGGTGGTAGCCGTTCGGGGCGAAACGCCGCGCGACGCGTCCGAGACGCAGCCCGAGCTCCTCGGCGCTGTCGGGCGCGAGGTCCATGCCGAGCACCGCGTGGTCGGCGGGCCCGAGCGTGAACAGCTCGACGGCGAAGCGCTCGGCGAGCTGGCGGAACGCCACCGCGAGGCGGCGGCGGACGAGCAGGGTCGCGTCGGCCGCGGCCCGCTGCTCGGTCCCCGGCAGGTGGAGGAGGCGCAGGAACGCGATGCGGGGGACCTGCCCGGCCTGGCTCAGTTCGGTCAGGCGCTGCGCGAACGCCGCGCCGGTCGGCTCGCCGGTGAGCGGGTCGCGGTTGCGCAGCGCGTCCCTGCCCCCGCGGGCCTGCGCGAGCTTGCGCTCGTAGGTGGTGATGAGGCCGGTGTCGTGCCCGGTGCCGGCGGCGAGGGCCGCGACGGCGTCCTCGTTGCCTTCCCCGATGACGCCCGCCGCACCTGCCCGCATGACCTCGACCGCCAGCCCCTCGCCGCCGGTGTGCACGAGCACCACGACCTTGCCGCGGGCGCGGCCGCGCAACCCCGACAGGGCCGCCATGAGCTCACCGCGCGGCATCCGGGTGGACACGACGACGACGTCGGCGTCGTCGGGCCCGTCGACGAAGGTGTGGGCTCCGGTCTCCTCCAGCCTCGCGCGCACCGGCGCCGGGACCTCGACCAGCAGCGTGCGCACCGGTGCGCCGGTGCCGGCAGGCTCGGTGCCCGGTCGGCGCTCGCGGGCGTCCTCGCCGGCGCCGCCGTCAGGCACTGACGCGCCACCCGCCGGGGGCGCCCGCCTCGAGCCGGCTGCGCCACGTCGTCTCTGCGCTCACACCGGCGACGTAGGCGGCGCGCTGGCGGCGGCCGGGCGCGCCGGTCGGCACGGGCGGAACCGCGTCGAACGCGCTGGCGAAGTACGCCCGCAGGGCGTGGAGGGCCTCGGCACGGATCTGGGAGACGCGCGCCTCGGTGACGCCCATGGAACCGGCGACCTCACGGAGCCGCTCCCCACGGAAGTAGGTGCGCTCCACGACCTCGCGCTGCACGGGCGGGAGGTGGGCGACGCCGGTGCGGACGGTGCCCGACAGCTCGAGCCGCTCGAGGGCCTCCTCGGGAAGGCGATCGTCGGAGGACTCGGCGATGCACTCACCGAGGGTGGCCTCGGCGCTGTCGTGCTGGCCGAGCGGCTGGTCGAGGTGGAGCAGCGTCGCCGTCGCCGCGGCGGCGTGGCGGTCGGCGAGCTCGCGCTCGGTGATGCCGAGCGCGGCCGCCAGCTCCGCCGGGCGCGGGAAGCGGCCGTGCTGCTCCTCGAACCGCCGGCTGGCCTCATTGACATCTCGCATGCCGCGACGCAGCGCCCGGGTGGCCCAGTCACGCGAACGTGCCGAGTCGACCATCGCCCCGCGGATGCGGATGACGGCGAAGCGGGCGAACGGCACGCCCGCGGACGGGTCGTAGCGGCGGGACGCCTCCACGAGGCCCGCGGCGCCGGCGCTCCAGAGCTCCGCCCGGTCGACGTGGCGGGGGTAGCGGGAGGCGAGCTGCCGCAGCACCTGCTCGACGAGGTGCAGGTGCTGCTCGACGAGGGTGTTCGCCTCGTCCTCGGGAGCAGGTCGGATCGTCTCGGTCACCGTGTTCGTCCTTTTTGCTCGCAAACCGCCGTCTGGCCGGTCGACCGCGTCCGGGCCTCCAAAGCATGTCGAGCAACGGCCGTTGCGTCTTGAGCGGGACGAAGCGATTTGGCCCGAACTGGCCTTGCGGGTGGGTCGGTTGGCAAGGGATGCCCGGTTCGTCGCGGTCCCGGGCCATGGCGCCATGGCCCCTTCGGACCAGTCAGTCGGCGCGTCAGGCGCGCATGATGTCCAGCCGGCGGTTCATCGCGTCGAGCGCCGCGCGGACCGCCGCGACCTGCACGTCCTGGTGGATGACCGCCGCGCCGGTCTGCGGCATCGGGACCCCTGCGACGGTGACGGTGGCGAACACCACGACCGCGGCCGCGACGCCGCCGCCCGGGTCGACGACCCCGCACCAGTCGAGGCGGAAGTCGACGCCCCGGGGGGTGAGGGCCTCGAGAGCCTGAAGGGTGGCCGCTGCGGAAGCGGCCGACCTGCCCCGCTCCTCGGTCACTCTTGACTCCCCGATGTACTGGCGCCCGCGATGCTCGAGGGTCACGCGCACGATGTCACGGCCGCTCACGGCGACGAGGACGGGGCGGCTGCCCCCCGGATCGCGATGTTCCATCGCGCCATCGTAAGGATCCACAGCACCTCCTAGAGCATCCTCCGGATGGCGTCGGGCGGAGCCGTCCGCACGGGGGCGTACTTCACCACGTCGCCGGTGCGCGGCGCGTGGATCATCTGCCCGTCGCCGGCGTAGATGGCGATGTGGTTGGGCCTGCCGCCGTGGCCGTTCCAGTAGACGAGGTCGCCCGGCCGCGCCTCGGCGAGGGACGGCACGGCCACCCCGGCGCGCGACTGGTCGCGGCTGACCCGCCGCGTCGCGACCCCGAGGTCGGCGAAGACCCGCTGGACGAACCCCGAGCAGTCGAGGCCCGTGGAGGGGTCGGTGCCTGCCCAGCGGTAGGGGACGCCGAGGTAGCGGCTCGCGGCCGCGACGACCGCGCCGCGGTCACCGGCGGTCGGGGGCCGGGACTGCTCGGCGCTCGACGCGGGGGGAGGCGGCATGGCCGGAGCGGCCGGGGTTGCCATCCCGGGGGGCAGGGTGGCGACCATCTCCCCGAGGGTAACGGGACGGGCCGTGGAGGCCGGTGACGGCCGGGTGGCTTCGCCGAGCGCCGCGGCGAGCGCGGCAGCGAACGCGGCGCCCGTCGGCGTTGCTGTGCCGGTGGGCGCGACGGGGGGCACGCCGGGGGAGACGGCATCGATGGTGGGCATGGCTCCTCGAGGTGGCGGCCGGCGCCGCCGGTGCGGGTTGCGGTCAGGTGACGCGATCGGCGGGGCGGGCCCGGCGGCGGTCGGCGGGGTCGGGGTCCGCGGCCGGTGTCCGGCGTTCGAAGCGGGCGGCAGTCGACGACAGCCACCACCCGGCCCCACGCCCGATCGCGGTGACCCCGACGAGCGTGACACCCGCCCGCAGGGCCGCGTCGGCGAGGGTGAGCGCCCCGAGGGCGAGCATGGCGGCGGTGGGCGCGAGCGCCACCAGCCCGAGCGCCCCGGTGAGGCGGCGGAGGGGTCCTGGCTTCACCGGCGGGGCAGGAGACCGCGGATGGCGATCGCGATGTCGACGGGGTTGGCGGGCCGCGGGCTCCCTGATCCGCCCGCGGTCCCGTAGCCGAGGGCCAGCCCGAGGTCGGTGGCGACCTGGACCGCGTCGGGCAGCGACGCGTCCGCGACCCACGACACGGCGGCCGGGTCGGCGAACAGCAGCGGGCGCCAGCCGGTGCCCCCGACGACCACGTGCAGCCACCGCGAGGAGCAGCCGGCGGAGATCCAGGCCCGGCTGTCCTCCCCGTCGCAGCCGCGCACGGCGAACGAGCCGAGCGCCGGCGCCTTGCAGCCGGGTGTGACGACAGGCAGCGCGAGCGCGTCGGCGAGCGGCAACGCGCACGGGCCGGCGAGGATCATCGGACCGTCGGGAAGCCGCCGGCAGAGCGGCGCCACCGCGGCGGCCAGGCGGGTGACCCACGCCGCGTCGTCCGCCGAACCGGCTCCGCCGACCGCGTCGACGACCGCGGCCGGCAGGCCGAGGCGGCGGAGGTTCTCCACGGTCCACACCGGCGCGCCAACGGGCGCGGGCGCAGGGCCCACGGGGGCGGCCGGCGGCGGCGTGAGCGCCGCGAGGACCGGCGCAACGGAGGCCGCGGCGGGGGTCGGCGCCGGCTGGACCGCAGGCAGGGGCATCGCCAGGGACTCCGCGGCGCGCGCGAGGGGATCCTCGGCGTGGCGCACCGCCGAGCGCGGGAGTACGGCGGGGTCGGGCAGCCCGGCGGCGTCGGACGCGCCGAGCTGGCGGCGGAGCACGTCGGCGAAGGAGCGCTCGGCGGCGTCGACGTCGGAGGTGATGCCGGCGAGCAGGCGCTCGAGCGCGGTGTCCCCCCCGGCGGTCGTCGTCGTCGCGTCCGCAGGCGACGGCGTGGCCGACACCGGCGAGCGAGCCGCGGGACCGCTCCCGCCGGCGCGGGCCCGGAGCTGGACGACCTCGCGGGCGAAGAAGCCCCCGAGGCCGCCGCGCAGGACCTTGCCCGCTTCGACGATCGCGGCGTTGGCGCCGAGCCGGGCGTGCACCTCGGCGAGGGCCTGCTCGGCCGTGGGCGCCTCGACGATGACGTCGTCGGGGGTGGCGAGGGACGGGTCAGCTTCGGGGACGGACGGGTCAGGCGTCGACGGGCGCATGGCCGATCACTCCTATCGGAATCAGGTCGAGGGTGGGTGGCAGCTCGGGGTAGGCGAGGACGGGCAGCTCGACGCCGGAGCCGGCGAGGGTGGCCTGCAGCGGCCGGCGCAGGAGCTGCCCGCAGACGAGCGCGACCGGCTGCTCGCCGCCTGCGAGCAGGCCCTGGGCGCCCTCGACGAGGATCCCGAGACGCTCGGGGTCCACGGCGAGGTGCAGGGTGCCGTCGAGGTCGCGCAGCGCCTCGTGCAGGGCCGACTCCAGGCCCGGGTCGAGCGTCGCGACGGACAGGCGGCGCGCGGGTGCGATGCGGGCCACGATCGCTGAGCCGATGGCCGCCCGCGCCGCCGCGACAAGCTGCTCGACGCTGCGGCCCTCCCGCGACCGCGCGGAGACCGCCTCGACGATGCGCGGCAGGTCGCGGATCGGGACCCGTTCGGCGAGCAAGCCGCGCAGCACGGCGTGGAGGGTCGCGAGCGGCAGGCTCTCGCTGCCCACCTCGCCGGCGAGCAGGGGCTCGTCGGCGCGCAGGCCCTCGACGAGCAGCTGGACCTGCTGGCGTGACAGGAGCTCGGCGGCGGAGCCGCGGGCGACCTCGGCGAGGTGCGTGACGATCACCGAGGAGCGGTCGACGACGGTGGCCCCGCTGGCGGCGGCGGTCGCGCGCGCGCCGTCGGGGATCCAGAAGGCGGTGAGCCCGAACACCGGCTCCCGGGTCTGCTCGCCGGCGAGGCCGGCGAACTCGCTGCCGTCGCCGGCGGGCAGGGCGAGCGCCCGGTCGCGCGGCGCGGTGCCCCGCGCCACCTCGACACCGTGGAGGAGGATCCGGTAGGTGGCGGGCGGCAGGGACACGTCGTCACGGGTCCGCACGAACGGCAGGACGACGCCGAGGTCGAGCGCGATCTGCTGGCGAAGGGCGCGGACGCGCTCGAGGAGGTCGCCGCCCTGCGCGGGATCGATGAGGTCGAGGACGTCGTAGGACAGGTGCAGCTCGAGGGGCTCGACGCGCATCTGTGCGACGAGCGCCTCGGGGTCGTCGGGCGCCGGCGTGATGAGCACGTCGTCAGCGCGGGGGGGCTCCTCGCCGTCGGCTCCGGCCCGGCCGCTCAGCGCGACGAGCCCGCCGGCGAGCACGAAGAAGGGGATCTTCGGCAGCCCGGGCAGCAGCGCCAGCCCCGCGACGACGCCCGCGGCCAGGCGCAGCGCGCGGCGGTTGCTGAACAGCTGCACCCCGAGCAGCGGCCCAAGGTCGGCGTCGCGGCCGACGCGGGTGACGAGCAGGCCCGTGGAGATTGACATGAGCAGCGCGGGGATCTGGCTCACGAGGCCGTCCCCGACGGTGAGCAGCGAATAGACGCTGATCGACTCGCCGAGCGACAGCCCCCGCGTCGTCGTGCCGATCGCGAAGCCGCCGATGAGGTTGATCGCGACGATGATGATGCCGGCGATCGCGTCGCCCTTCACGAACTTGCTCGCACCGTCCATCGCCCCGTAGAAGTCGGCCTCCTTGGCGATGCGCTCCCGCCGGTCGCGCGCCTCCTCCTCGGCGATGAGCCCCGCGGACAGGTCCGCGTCGATCGCCATCTGCTTGCCGGGCATCCCGTCGAGGGCGAAGCGCGCGCCCACCTCGGCGACCCGCCCGGCCCCGTTCGTGATGACGACGAACTGGATGACGATGAGGATGAGGAACACGACGAGGCCGACGACGACGGAGCCGCCGACGACGAAGTTGCCGAACGTGTCGATGATCTTCCCGGCGTAGCCCTCCAGCAGGATGAGGCGCGTCGAGGACACGTTCAGGGCGAGACGGAGCAGGGTGGTGATGAGCAGCAGCGACGGGAAGACGCTCAGCTCGAGGCTGTCGCGGAGCGTCATGACGACGAGCAGCACGACCACCGCGAGGGTGATGTTCGCCGCGAGCAGCAGGTCCAGGCCGACGGCGGGCACGGGCACGACCATCATGAGCACCGCGGCGACGAGCAGGAGTGGGACCATCGCCCGCGTGACGCGGGCGGCGGCCGAGGCGGCTGCGCCGGGCATCAGCTGGCTGCCCGGGCCGGGACGATGCCGCGCCGGCGGTAGGCGAGAGCGAGGACGACGGCGACCGCCTCGTAGAGGGCGGCCGGGACGTACTGGCCGGCCTTGCAGCGACGGAACAGCGCCCGCGCGAGCGGGCGGTCCTCGGTGACGGTCACGCCGTGGCGGTACGCCTCCGCGCGGATCTTCGCGGCGAGGCGGTCCGCGCCCCTCGCGACGACCCGGGGAGCGGCCTCACCGTCGGCGTAGCGCAGCGCCACGGCGAGGTGGGTCGGGTTCGTCACGACCACGTCGGCGGTGGCCACGTCGCGGAGCATGCGGTTGCGCGACAGCTCGCTGTGCCGGCGCTTGCGCTGGGCGCGCATCAGCGGGTCGCCCTCGGCGTCCTTGTACTCCCGGCGGACCTCGTCCTTGCTCATGCGGAGCTCTTTCGCGGTGCGGTGGCGGTTCCACCCGTAGTCGGCCGCCGCGATGACCGTCGCGAGGAGCACGGCGCGGATGACGACGCCCCACGTCTGGTCGAGCGTGGCCGCAAGGCCCCCGTCGAGGCCCCGGTCGGCCGCGAGCTCGGTCGCCCATCCCTGCAGGGGAGCCCACACGATCGCGAGCAGCAGCCCGAGCTTGAGCGTGGTGCGGATGAGCTCCCAGCCGGCCCGTGAGGGCTTCAGCCGCTGCAGGCCCTTCTTCGGGCTGAGGTGGGAGAGCTTGGGCTTGGCCGCCCTGGGGGTCAGCCGGAAGCCGACCTGGCCGAAGCCGGCGGCCAGGGCGGCGACCACCCCCGCGACGAGCGGCGGCCCCCCGAGCGCGAGCGCCATGCGGGTGCCGCTGCCGGCGACGGCCGCGAGGTCGACCGCGCCGGTGGAGGGGACGGCGAGGAGCAGGCGGGTCTCCTCACGCAGGACCTCGAACCCGCGGCCGCCGAAAACCCGCAGCACCACGGCAGCGGCCACCAGCGAGACGGCGACGCCGACCTCCTGGCTGCGGGCCACGGTGCCCTCGCGACGCGCCTTCTGCCGTCGCTGGGGCGTGGCCTTCTCGGTTTTGCCGTCGAACCGACCCACGTGGGCTCCTCGTCCCCGCGGTGGGGAGCGTGGTATGCGAGCCGGTCCTTGGCCTGCCTTCCGTGCGTGCGTGCGCGGTCCGTGCGACGCGACCTCACCTGTCGACCGCGACGGCCCGGGTTCAAGGGGTCGGCTCCACCGACCCCGTGGCCGCCACCGGCTGACCACTGCCTGCCAGGGCCGCGCGCGCCGGCGGCGGCGGGGCCGGCTCGTCGGGCGCGTCGTCCTCGCGGCGCGCCGCGCGGCGAGCGGTGACCGCCATGAGCGCGATCCACAGCGCGACGAGCGTGGCCAGCCCCGTGTACGCGAGCGCCGCCGGCCATCCCGGACCCTCGGTCGCCTCGCGCAGCAGCACCTCGGTGTTGCGGACGAACTCCACCTGGCGTTCGGGGACGGGCGGCACCGCCGACGCGCCGATCTCCGGGTCGGCTGGCAGGGCGATCGGTGCGGCCATCACCTCGGGACCCCGCTGCAGGGTCACCATCGACTTCCAGCTGCCGGTGACGGGGACCGCCTCGGTGGACCGGTACACCCCCGGGCCGACCTCGACGAGCGGGATTTGCCGGCTGCCGCCGCCCTGCCAGGAGGTGAGGGCGAAGGCCGTCGCGCGGTGAGCGGCGTCGGGC
This window contains:
- a CDS encoding HD domain-containing phosphohydrolase; amino-acid sequence: MPDGGAGEDARERRPGTEPAGTGAPVRTLLVEVPAPVRARLEETGAHTFVDGPDDADVVVVSTRMPRGELMAALSGLRGRARGKVVVLVHTGGEGLAVEVMRAGAAGVIGEGNEDAVAALAAGTGHDTGLITTYERKLAQARGGRDALRNRDPLTGEPTGAAFAQRLTELSQAGQVPRIAFLRLLHLPGTEQRAAADATLLVRRRLAVAFRQLAERFAVELFTLGPADHAVLGMDLAPDSAEELGLRLGRVARRFAPNGYHPLALAMGHAGAEAAAQVATVRELAHRALEVAAADKDGGVVAADTLSLGVSSTTELEAALRMLAHVERHDAYPPGHGERVAELAGELAWRLGYDGQRRTRIQLAALLHDVGKIAVAPEAIAGAGDHDGPLAEAYRSHPARGADYLRPSAGDEVAAAVRGHHERWDGGGFPDGLSGHAIPLAARIIAVADAVERLTHTEGPADPPAIATALSALAGTSLDPDLVAVALPLVDPAQPAVPA
- a CDS encoding sigma-70 family RNA polymerase sigma factor, which produces MTETIRPAPEDEANTLVEQHLHLVEQVLRQLASRYPRHVDRAELWSAGAAGLVEASRRYDPSAGVPFARFAVIRIRGAMVDSARSRDWATRALRRGMRDVNEASRRFEEQHGRFPRPAELAAALGITERELADRHAAAATATLLHLDQPLGQHDSAEATLGECIAESSDDRLPEEALERLELSGTVRTGVAHLPPVQREVVERTYFRGERLREVAGSMGVTEARVSQIRAEALHALRAYFASAFDAVPPVPTGAPGRRQRAAYVAGVSAETTWRSRLEAGAPGGWRVSA
- a CDS encoding C40 family peptidase is translated as MPTIDAVSPGVPPVAPTGTATPTGAAFAAALAAALGEATRPSPASTARPVTLGEMVATLPPGMATPAAPAMPPPPASSAEQSRPPTAGDRGAVVAAASRYLGVPYRWAGTDPSTGLDCSGFVQRVFADLGVATRRVSRDQSRAGVAVPSLAEARPGDLVYWNGHGGRPNHIAIYAGDGQMIHAPRTGDVVKYAPVRTAPPDAIRRML
- a CDS encoding flagellar biosynthesis protein FlhA is translated as MPGAAASAAARVTRAMVPLLLVAAVLMMVVPVPAVGLDLLLAANITLAVVVLLVVMTLRDSLELSVFPSLLLITTLLRLALNVSSTRLILLEGYAGKIIDTFGNFVVGGSVVVGLVVFLILIVIQFVVITNGAGRVAEVGARFALDGMPGKQMAIDADLSAGLIAEEEARDRRERIAKEADFYGAMDGASKFVKGDAIAGIIIVAINLIGGFAIGTTTRGLSLGESISVYSLLTVGDGLVSQIPALLMSISTGLLVTRVGRDADLGPLLGVQLFSNRRALRLAAGVVAGLALLPGLPKIPFFVLAGGLVALSGRAGADGEEPPRADDVLITPAPDDPEALVAQMRVEPLELHLSYDVLDLIDPAQGGDLLERVRALRQQIALDLGVVLPFVRTRDDVSLPPATYRILLHGVEVARGTAPRDRALALPAGDGSEFAGLAGEQTREPVFGLTAFWIPDGARATAAASGATVVDRSSVIVTHLAEVARGSAAELLSRQQVQLLVEGLRADEPLLAGEVGSESLPLATLHAVLRGLLAERVPIRDLPRIVEAVSARSREGRSVEQLVAAARAAIGSAIVARIAPARRLSVATLDPGLESALHEALRDLDGTLHLAVDPERLGILVEGAQGLLAGGEQPVALVCGQLLRRPLQATLAGSGVELPVLAYPELPPTLDLIPIGVIGHAPVDA
- a CDS encoding EscU/YscU/HrcU family type III secretion system export apparatus switch protein — protein: MGRFDGKTEKATPQRRQKARREGTVARSQEVGVAVSLVAAAVVLRVFGGRGFEVLREETRLLLAVPSTGAVDLAAVAGSGTRMALALGGPPLVAGVVAALAAGFGQVGFRLTPRAAKPKLSHLSPKKGLQRLKPSRAGWELIRTTLKLGLLLAIVWAPLQGWATELAADRGLDGGLAATLDQTWGVVIRAVLLATVIAAADYGWNRHRTAKELRMSKDEVRREYKDAEGDPLMRAQRKRRHSELSRNRMLRDVATADVVVTNPTHLAVALRYADGEAAPRVVARGADRLAAKIRAEAYRHGVTVTEDRPLARALFRRCKAGQYVPAALYEAVAVVLALAYRRRGIVPARAAS